One Hyphomicrobiales bacterium genomic window carries:
- a CDS encoding D-glycerate dehydrogenase: MTKKKKIIIVTRKLPLEVESRMQELFDPQFNDTEQPLSQEEMIKAVQTAEVLVPTVSDKIDAELISHAGTQLKMIASFGTGTDHIDVAAAYEKGIIVTSTPGVSTDDTADMAMALILAVPRRIAEGAALMQSGESWPGWSPTWMLGRRLKGKKLGIIGLGRIGQGVAERARAFGLSIHYHGRRPVAKQVEEQLGATYYENLDDMLAEMDIISINCPYTPETYHLLSKERLAYIKPEAYIVNTARGEVIDQEALIDSLLKRKIAGAALDVIENATDVDPRLIKLAQEGRAVLVPHMGSATIESRIEMGEKVIISIQTYADGHRPPDRVLPPSFNGNA, encoded by the coding sequence AGAAAATCATCATTGTAACGCGGAAGCTTCCACTCGAGGTTGAGTCTCGAATGCAGGAGCTGTTTGACCCGCAATTTAACGATACAGAACAACCGCTTAGCCAAGAAGAAATGATCAAAGCTGTTCAAACAGCAGAGGTTCTCGTTCCCACCGTTTCCGATAAAATTGATGCAGAATTAATTTCTCATGCTGGCACACAACTTAAGATGATTGCGAGCTTTGGCACGGGTACTGATCATATTGATGTTGCTGCAGCCTATGAAAAAGGCATCATCGTTACATCAACCCCCGGCGTTTCAACCGACGATACGGCTGATATGGCCATGGCTCTGATTTTGGCCGTGCCGCGACGCATCGCGGAAGGGGCCGCTTTGATGCAATCTGGCGAGAGCTGGCCCGGCTGGTCACCCACTTGGATGCTAGGACGTCGTCTAAAGGGCAAGAAGCTTGGCATTATTGGTCTTGGACGTATCGGGCAAGGTGTAGCAGAACGCGCCCGCGCCTTTGGCCTGTCGATCCATTATCATGGTCGCCGCCCTGTCGCCAAACAGGTTGAGGAGCAATTGGGCGCGACCTATTACGAAAATCTCGACGATATGTTGGCCGAAATGGACATCATTTCAATCAACTGCCCTTATACGCCGGAAACCTATCACCTGCTCTCAAAAGAGCGCTTAGCGTATATCAAACCGGAAGCTTATATCGTCAACACCGCGCGTGGTGAGGTGATTGACCAAGAAGCGCTGATTGATAGCTTACTAAAGCGTAAAATTGCGGGCGCTGCCCTTGATGTCATTGAAAATGCGACGGACGTTGATCCACGCCTCATTAAGCTCGCGCAAGAAGGCCGCGCAGTCCTCGTGCCTCACATGGGGTCGGCGACCATCGAAAGCCGGATTGAGATGGGTGAGAAAGTAATCATCAGCATTCAAACTTACGCCGATGGCCACAGACCACCAGACCGCGTGTTGCCGCCGAGCTTTAACGGTAACGCCTAG
- a CDS encoding pyridoxal-dependent decarboxylase has product MGNQGQRIDPQDWDQFSQDFHALLDQCLERMKSARDFPWQPKPEDMGPSVALSIDEPGMTSADLFENLTQNIMPYATGNTHPKFFGWVHGTGLPLGVGADLVASTMNSNCGGRDHGAVEIERAVIDWVRLVAGFPDGSSGILTTGTSQGTILALSAARVKRFGSDVRKKGIRSLPDIKVYAAKGAHSCMSKALDVMGHGSDALRSVPTIDHAMDLVALKAMVEEDRAAGCVPLAVVATAGSVNLGTFDPIDEIADYCREQDIWLHIDGAFGFWTRLADEPWRLLSNGVEKADSIACDFHKWMFVPYDCGACLIRDHDLHRATFAERPSYLAPQDAGIGGGDLWYCDYGLELSRGFKALKVWAAIKGYGTKTFGDVITDNCKQAKLMGELAGQTEGLRLAHPVVSNLCCIALEKADASKVAAQLQLSGDVIFSTTTVEGENCLRAAIVNHRTSEQDIIDVIKAVRDAACS; this is encoded by the coding sequence ATGGGCAATCAAGGGCAGCGCATTGACCCGCAGGATTGGGACCAGTTTTCCCAAGACTTTCATGCGCTCCTTGATCAATGCTTAGAGCGAATGAAGTCGGCGCGTGATTTTCCTTGGCAGCCGAAGCCTGAGGACATGGGGCCATCGGTCGCGCTCTCCATTGATGAACCGGGCATGACGTCTGCCGACCTATTCGAAAACCTCACGCAAAACATCATGCCCTATGCCACAGGCAACACGCATCCAAAGTTTTTTGGCTGGGTTCATGGCACAGGTTTGCCGCTTGGTGTTGGCGCTGATCTTGTTGCAAGCACCATGAACAGTAATTGCGGTGGGCGTGATCATGGGGCCGTTGAAATTGAACGTGCTGTTATTGATTGGGTGAGGCTTGTGGCAGGCTTTCCTGATGGTTCGTCAGGTATACTCACGACAGGCACATCGCAAGGCACCATCCTCGCCCTGTCTGCTGCTCGCGTAAAACGTTTTGGCTCAGATGTGCGCAAAAAGGGCATCCGTTCTCTGCCAGACATAAAAGTATATGCCGCCAAAGGCGCTCACTCGTGCATGTCTAAGGCACTTGATGTCATGGGCCACGGCAGTGACGCGCTTCGCTCGGTGCCGACAATTGATCATGCGATGGACTTGGTAGCACTCAAGGCGATGGTGGAAGAAGACCGCGCGGCAGGCTGTGTTCCGCTTGCTGTTGTTGCAACAGCTGGATCGGTCAATCTGGGTACTTTCGACCCGATTGATGAAATTGCCGATTATTGCCGCGAGCAAGATATTTGGCTCCATATTGATGGCGCTTTTGGGTTTTGGACGCGTTTGGCGGATGAGCCTTGGCGTTTGCTTTCCAACGGTGTTGAAAAAGCAGATTCCATTGCGTGTGATTTCCATAAATGGATGTTTGTGCCTTACGATTGCGGCGCGTGCTTAATCCGCGACCATGATTTGCACCGCGCCACCTTCGCAGAACGCCCAAGCTACCTTGCGCCGCAAGACGCAGGCATTGGCGGTGGTGATCTTTGGTATTGTGATTATGGCTTGGAGCTTTCACGCGGCTTTAAAGCGCTGAAAGTTTGGGCGGCAATCAAGGGCTATGGCACGAAGACATTCGGTGATGTCATTACGGATAATTGCAAACAGGCTAAACTTATGGGCGAACTGGCAGGCCAAACAGAGGGCCTGCGTCTTGCTCATCCCGTTGTTTCAAACCTGTGTTGCATCGCTTTGGAAAAGGCAGACGCCAGCAAAGTCGCCGCTCAATTGCAGCTCAGTGGCGATGTGATTTTCTCGACTACTACGGTCGAAGGTGAAAACTGTCTGCGGGCAGCCATCGTCAATCACCGCACGAGTGAGCAAGATATTATTGATGTGATTAAGGCTGTACGCGATGCGGCATGCAGCTAG